The Pseudopipra pipra isolate bDixPip1 chromosome 29, bDixPip1.hap1, whole genome shotgun sequence DNA segment TATCAGCCCCTGGCCCAGGCTCCATCATCTTCAtgaacttttcaactttcttgGTTTTGGCCGACTTCATGGTGAATTTTGCAAGATTCTTGGACTCAAGCCCCATGTCACCCCTTATCTTACTTAGGTTAGGTGTGTGTGcattcttttagtgtacggtgcCACCTAATCTCTATCTCTAGGTTCTGGCAGTACATCCTTTGTGCTCTCGTTTATGCCTATATTCTGACCTGCCTGTATTCTGATTTTAACTCTCTACCTGCTTTCTAGGCCTTGTCTGGCTTCGGGTGGCCTTGGGATGGCAGGGggtcctgtggggctgggggttgTTGGAGCACCATGTGGGGAGGGGGTGCTGtggagtttgggggtcccagggggtttgggggggtcaaTTGATGGGCTTCCCCTTCCAGGTAGAGGTGGGGATGGagttgggggtcccagggggttTAAGGAGGGTCAGTTGATGGGCTCCTCCTCCCAGGCAGGGCTAGGGATGGGtttgggggtctgggggtggtGTCAGTTGATGGGCTCCCCCTTCCAAGTGGAGGTAAGGATGgggttgggggtcccagggggttTAAGGAGGGTCAGTTGATGGGCTCCTCCTCTCAGGTGGGGCTGGggttgggggtcctgggggggtcAGTTGATGGGCTCCTCCTCccaggtggggctggggctggggttgggggtcccagggggttggggggggtcAGTTGATGGGCTCCCCCTTCCAAGTGGAGGTAAGGATGgggttgggggtcccagggggttggggggggtcAGTTGATGGGCTCCTCCTCCCAGGTGGAGGTGGGGCTGGggttgggggtcctgggggggtcAGTTGATGGGCTCCTCCTCCCAGGTGGAGGTGGGGATGgggttgggggtcccaggggtttggggggggtcaGTTGATGGGCTCCTCCTCCCAGGTGGGGCTGGGGTTGGGGGTCCTAGGGGGGTCAGTTGATGGGCTCCTCCTCTCAGGTGGAGGTGAGGATGgggttgggggtcccagggggttGGGGGGGTCAGTTGATGGGCTCCTCCTCCCAGGTGGAGGTGGGGATGGCGCTGTAGGGATCCACCACGAGCCGGGCACAGCGCACGGTCATGGCGAGGAGGAAGAGCCCCAGGAGCACCACGAAGGCCGTGGCCACGGCCTTGTCCACGTCCAGGGCGGGTGGCACCGGGGGGCTCTCCATGCAGGGATCCTCAGGTGGGGGGGTcctggctggaagggacccccaggggtgtcccaggAACCCTCAGATGCGTTCCAGGAATCTGGATAAATAAATATGGAtatctatttaaatatttattaaaactgCTGTTGatataataatttaatattataatattcaatattatttaatatttatataattgcTATATTATGAATCAATAGAGTCTATATATTATTACATATAATGTATTCTAGTGTATCATACATATTTTAATgctttatatataatatatgtatattatatatatataatacaatGCAATCGTATTTTAAGATATTACATATATTATTACTAATGCATTATTTGgtattataatttaattttacaataagccaataattaaaatatttatcataaatatttgtgtttatttaaatgCATATGTTCAGTTAAATAAACAcagatatttatttcatttattaacGTGTTTGTGAAGCCAAAACGTGTgccaggagcagccctgggtgCACCAAGGATGGCAAACAAATCCACGGGCCTAAATTATGGGATTGTGGAATTGCTGAGGTGGGAAAAGACCCCTCTGATCATCCAGCCCAGCGCTGCTGGAAAATCCCACCCTTTTCACAGAGGAATTTTCCCAAGTATCCAACCTAATCCTCGCCTGGAGCAGCTAGAGAGcttttcctctcatcctgttgttccctgggagcagatccTGAGCCCACCTGGCCCCAACCTCTTTCCAGGGGGTCTCAGGGAGGGGGAAGTCCCTGGATCCGACCCCCATCCCACGGAACAGCTCCGTCCTTACCTCCCCAGGGTCCCTGTCCCGGCCCCTCCGGCTCCGGGATGGCTCCAGAGCCTCATGAATTCCTCCCCAGGGTCCCTGTCCCGGCCCCTCCGGCTCCGGGATGGCTCCAGAGCCTCATGAATTCTGCAGGAATGCGCCGGCATCACCTTTCAGACGCTCCCAGTCCCCGGGAGACGCAACCAGAGGATTGAATTCCCACCCCCCACCCACTTCTCCCATCAGGATAAAGCTCCAGGGGCCATTTCAGGTCTTCCTTGGGGCACGGGGTGGTTTGGGAAGTGCTGAGGAGGATTTATCCCAAAATACAGCAAGAACCAGGGCTTCCCAGCCTGGGAGAGGATTTTGAGCTGGCTCTTGTCTTACTTTGGAATAAACTGGGAAAAACTCTTGGAAAATGCCTTGAACTGAGCTGCCTGTTTGGTTCTTGCAAAACAGTCTCGTGACAAGACCCAAAACACCCAAATTACCCGAAAATGTCCCTTGAGTTTCTCTATTTTCCCCCTCCAAGAGGAAAAATGGTCACTTTGGGAAGATGGTGACATTTTGTTGCCCAATGAGCATCCCCAGGTTGGGCGGGGGGGCTTTCCAGAGATTTTTCAGCAAAGGATGAGTTTTGGGGTCCTGTTGAtgccccccaaatcccagtcCTGACCCAGCATCCTGTTCCAGTCCCCATCCCAGTTCCAATCGAAACTCCATGTCATCTGAATCCTCACTCCCTGCCCCACCCCAACCTAATTCCAATCTAAACCCTAAACTCCAGTCTCAATTCCAACCTTAATCCCCATCCCAAACTGAACCTGAACTCCAGTCCCAACCCTAATCCCAGTCCCAGTTCCCACCACACCCTAATCCCAGTCTAAACACTAATTCCCACCCCAGTCCCAACCCCATTCCCAATCCCAGGCCCAACCCTAATTCCAGTCCCAATCCCAGGCCCAACCCTAATTCCAGTCCCAATTCCagtcccaatcccagtccccatCACGTGACGTCACCGAGATAAGCCCCGCCCTTCACAGTAACCACGCCCCAAAGGACCCGCCCTCCGTAAACCCCGCCCCCACTGGGGCGGGCTCCTGTCTCCCTCGCCCCGCCCCGCTGCCTGCGCTGTCCCTTTCGCCCCGCCCCCAGCCCGACATTCAGACCAATAGCAGCGCCGCGTCCCTCCTTCGCCACGCCCTCAACCCCTTGCTGGACCAATAGAAGCGCCGCgcggcgccggccccgcccccggggTGGTGGGGCTGCGAGGCCGGCGGAGGTTTTCCTGCGCCGCCATCTTGGTTCGGCGGAGCGGAGCGAGGAGGGGGCGGTCCGAGACCCCCGCCATGGCCGCCACCGCCGCCGGTGCCGGTGAGCACGACCGGGGGGACCGCGGGGGCCGTGAGCGGCCGGGGGTGGCTGAGGGGCGAAGGGGAGATGaaggggggctgagggggtgcgtggggggctgagggggggcCATGGAGGTCTGAGGGGCGAGGGGAAGCTGAGGGGTCGCGTGGGGGGTCTCAAGGGTTGCGCGGCGCTTTCAGGAGGTCTGAAGGGTGAGCGGGAGGTGAGGAGGGCTCTGGGGGGCGAGGGGCAGCTGAGGAAGTGCGTGGGGGTCTGAGTGGTGGGAGGGAGGTGAGGAGGGATCTGAGGGGCAGCTGAGGAAGTGCGTGGGGTTCTCAGGGGGTCTCCAGGGCTGCACGGGGGTCTCGGGGGGTCTGAGCCGTGAGAGGGGGCTGCGAGGGGCAGCTGAGGGGGTGCGTGGGGGTCTCAGGAGGTCTGAGAAGGCCCTGGAGCCCTGAGGGGGATCCTGAGGGGTTGGGGACGGGGTGGGGGGGTCCTGAGGGGACCCTAAGAAGGACCCTCGGGGGTCCTGGAGGGCTGGGGGACCCTGGGGGGGGCGTGGGGGGCCCAGACAGGGGCCTGAGGCAGCTTTGGGAGGGCTGAGGGATTTGGGGCCACTGAAGCTCCCTGGATTTGGGGTCCCTGGCGCTGGAGGTCCCTGGATTTGGGATCCCCGGATTTGAGGCTGATCCCCAGATCAGTCCTCGGGTTCATCCCCATAACTCCCTGTGTGCAGGAAGCTGCTCACCTCTGATTTTTGCCAAATAAAGCCCAGAATGTGTGGTTTTTGTCACCTTTTTGGCTAAATCGTTCTGAAATGGGTTTGCCTCCAGGATGGTACAGCATCTGTGAAGTTGTACAGGATTTACAACGTGGTGGCCAAGATCAGAATTCAagtttatttgtgttttctggGGGTTTTGATCTTCTGTCTTGTGCTTTGTGGCTCATGGGACACGCTCATGTTTGTCCAGGAGCGTTCCATGACCCTGCTGAACGAttatggggttttattttaacattatgAGAAGTTTTTGTGGCTTTAA contains these protein-coding regions:
- the CTXND2 gene encoding cortexin domain containing 2, with translation MESPPVPPALDVDKAVATAFVVLLGLFLLAMTVRCARLVVDPYSAIPTSTWEEEPIN